TATATTTTGTTTGATATAGTAAACATGATTCAGCAATATAAATTATTACTGTCACTTTCAGTGAAAACCTAAAGAGCATTCCATTGGTTTCAACTAAAAAGCCTTGGGGAATAAGATCAATGTGACTAGGTCTATATGCTCTATGTGAATTATCATAGTAAAAAGTTTATCTAACTAAAGTATTATATTTGTTAAGCTACTTTTGAATATTTGATagtactaataataaaacatgacATTTGAGTGTAGTGGAGTTTTCTTTGGTTTGTCTGAATATGTTCCTCTGAATATGTTTACTTGAGTTGGCACTGCATGTACTTTTTTAGTTTGTAATGAGATGAACATATGTGGGACGCATTGCAAGAAGTATAAATTCACAGAAAAAGTGATCAATTATTTGTCCCTATACTAAGATTAGGTAATTctaaatgtatatatttttatttaatatagaaaatataagtcagcaaaataaattataaatcacTCTCCACTGCTAGACAACAAAAGTTAGCTATAGCCAGTCTCTCAGGAGAAATATTACATTTGTCTTCCCTTGTCAACATTTTGGATCACAGAATTACACCAATCTTAATAAGCGCACAAGGCAGGTATGAGGAAAAGTAAACATGTGCCAGTAAGAACAAgaggggaaaggaaaaaaaaaaaagaccagcTACACGGCGGGTTTCCCCCCTCCTTGAATGTACAGACCACTTTATACCACAAGCATGCATATAATGGTATTCAAATCATTTATTGCAGCTCATGTCTTTATGCGCACAACAAAAGAACCTGCAATGTTTACATTATTGTCATATAGCTGACAAAAGGTCAAGGAAAATTTTCAGTATAAATGAACAAATATGTTATGCTTCTCAAAACTGCAAACCATCAACGAAATAGTTTAACCCAAAGCCATATTACAGCCCTTCCCCCTAGGAGATTTGAAATATTCATTTGTAGAATATTACTTCACATTTCAATGACCAAAAGGAATCTCTTTGGCTCAATAAATATAAGCCcttcactgaaaaaaaaaatcctattgaAAGAGTACAGACAACTAAAAGTCCATCACCAGAATGTTTCTATAAACATCTGTACAACCTTTTAAGAAAGGTAAACAGGAAATTGGTactcattttcttttaaaagttAGCAGAAAGGGTTGAAAGCAGTTCACTAAGTGAGAAGGCTCCAAGCAGCCTAATAAAGCTATAGGAGGCATGTCCAGCCGTCCAAAAGAATGGAAGGTAGGCTAACTATTATTTGTTGGTGCCACATGTGGTGCACATAGGGCCTCGATTTGTTGCGTGGACTGGAGGAAATCAAAGTCATCTAGAAAGATACTAGTGGCTTCTTCCCCACATATCCATCCTTAAGCTGGAACTAGCTACCTGATCAGGTGGTTTCAAAATTCTATGGTTGGCATTGATGATTGGGCATCAAAGATGGCCAAATGAGACAGTGATTTTGAATGTGCTTGAATGGTCAAGTGATAAGGTTATTCGATCTGAGGTTACCAAATATCCACAAGGAAGAATCCTGTTTGTCATGTTCACCAAAAGATTTTTCACCAACTAATCTCATATGGAGACCCTCATCTTGAGTGTTATCTGATCTGATTATCTTATTTCAAATGTGAGCACTGCCCTTTTTAACAACAATGAGCGCAACTATACTATTCGACATTTCATAAGTAATAGTATTTTAAATGTTTTTAGTTAGTAAGTACGAATCAGTGTTATATTTATCAATTGAAATACTTTAATAGTTTTATTTTTGAAGTATTACGAGTTTAATGAGAGACAATGGTTAAAGTTGAATAATAAAGCTAGTGGTGGTAGTTATTTGAAAACAAAGGGTGTACCATCTAGTGAGTGCATTATGCAGCCTCATGGTGTTGCATGGTATGTAAAAGACATGAGAAGTGGTGCAACTCACATGCTGGAAGGTTGGACATGTCTGCAGTGACAgaacaagaaatccccaaattgGTCAAGGCACCTCTTATTATCCCGCATGGAAAGTACAGAAGCATGCTTGTTGTTTGGGCTGCGCTATCACCTAGTGTTGTAGAATCATTCTCAGTTGCATCCATGCTCTCTACAGATGGATCTACAGAAACACGAGTAAGCCACCGGAAATGGTTATCTTGAAGAACAAATGTGCCCTGCATATACGGAAGTCAAGTAACATCAGTTTTTTCACAAGTGCAAAATAAGGTATGAATTTTACATTCATTACCCTATGATTAgtcttcagattgtcaatttgCTTCTTGAATAACTCTGACCAAAAGTCTTTGCAGATAAATTTGATTGCTTCAAGATGATCACTAAATCGAGGGCGCTCCATAGTATATCTGATTTTGAACAGAAACTTTGGTTAACTTTGCAGCACTGGCCTGGAGGTAAGGAACCAATATAAAGAATGCAAATATTTCAGTGAGTAGTTATATTTGTGCTATAGAGTATTATACTTCTCAAAACAATCACCTAATGGCCaaggaaaataaaaagacaacaaatttaactagctgtaaaaataaaatgaaaaacaaaattcATATTATAAAAAGAGGCAAAAGCATCTGCGTAtctgaacattttttttaaatgatacAAGTAATAAACTATAATTAAAATTGCCGGCATTTTCTTGTTTCACAAATGATTAGAAAACTATGAACATTGTGAATAGTTATGTTCGGGTTGAACTCTTTTTATAATTAGCTTCAAAATTATCTGCTCAAAGGTTCAAGAAAATAGTCATAAACAAGTGCTCAGTCATTGATTTTACATACCCTGTGCTACACACAAGACTATTAACTCAGGATGTCAATGGTTACTGAAGAAATGAATTTAATAATAATGGCCAAACCAATTGACACAGGaaaatgtgtgtatgataaatGTATCAGGATAATGAACTCTCAAGTCTTTACTAAAGAAGCATTATCAACCTCTGCTGTATACGGACCAAAGCATGGCAACAAAGTTACTTTTAACAATTGTTCCAGCTTGTTGAGTCCTTCAAAGTTATGTATACCACTATACCAGGAACTCAACAAGTTTAGGAAATATATCATTGATTCCAAGAAGAATGCCAGGGAGTAATTAACTCCAGAATGCTATATGCCATCTAGATCTCCAAAGCTATATCATATGAATCTCAGAATCTGTACACCATGAATTGGAGAATATACTGCAGCCCAAAAGGCAAATGTTTTCGTATGCACTAACACCAGGTATGCAGTAAAACGAGTTGTactatttaaaataaaatattgtatGACTGTGAGCTTGTGATCACATGGTATATTTGTGACCCTATCTGGAATAGCTTGGTGCTGATGAAAACCAATTATCAGATGTATTGAACTATTGGTAAAGACTAACATTCAGTAAGTACAACAATGTCATTCACGAGGGGATAAATTGTTTATAATCATGAAGTTGTATAAACAGTTAAACACCAGAAAATGGTTAAACAAGTGCCCTGTTCGAGACGAATGGATATCCAAGTTCAGTTTCATTCAATCTActgatgtaaaaaaaaaaagatcagtgGAATTTAGCACTATCTTGCGAAACTAAACTGATTGCAACTTAGCATCACACCACATCAGCATTTTCAGTAAGTTCTGCAGACAATTTTATAGCCCCTGTAATTCAACGGCAAGTGGCCTAGATTAGTAAGAACCTTTTCAGCATCAGGCTCAGGTACAAATTAAAGTAGTACCACCATATTTTGGTATTAAGGATAATAAGGTGGAAATTTCATTGCAGGCAAGGTCCTGTTCCCAGAGACCAGAACTTTTCTACAGTGAGGTTAAGGCTTGATACTATAGTCAAATCTGATTAACAAACACTTAGCTCAACCAAAAGCTAAGAGTTCTAGAAAATAGTCACAAACAAGCACTCAATCATTGATCTTACATATCTTGTGCTACGCACAAGAGGATTAACTATGGACGCCAATGGTTAGTGAAGAAATATATGAATAACGATCAAATACATTGACATGAGAAAATGTGTGTATTTTAAATGTATCATGCTAATAAAATCCCAAGTCTTTACAAAAGAAGCATATTTATCAATTTATGTCGCATACAATGATACAAACCAAAGTATCACTACAAAGTTCCTTTAAACAATTATTCAGTTAGTTGAGTCCATCGAACTCGAAGTTAAATATTCCAGGAACTCCACGAGTCCAGGAAATATATCATTAATTTCAAGAAGAATGCCTGGGAGTAATTAACTCCAGAATGCTCTATGCCATCAAGATCTTTAAAGATTCACACAAACCTGTGCACTATGCATTTGAGGATGTACTGAAATCCAAAACGCTCTACTAAAAGACAGGTACGCAGTAAAATGAATTGTACtactttaaataaaatattctgGTATATTTATGCCCCTGTCTGGCAGAGCTTTGGTGCTGATGGCAACCAGTTATGAGATGTATCGATAAAGACTAATATGCAGTAAGTACAATAATGGCGTTCATGATGAGATAAACCGTTTACAATCACAAAGTTATAAACAACATCAGTAAATGGTTAAACAAGTGCCCTGTTCGAGATGATAGACATCTAAGTTGAGTTTCGCTCAATCTACTGAAGTTGAAAACAAAAAGATTTCATTGGAATCTTGAAATGTGTTATCCTAAAAGATTCCTCCTTTAGCATCACCAGCCACATCGACCTTGACAAGGCAGATGTGCTTGTGCAGGCTATTTTATAGCCCCTGTAATTCAACGGCGAGCAGCGTAAATGAATGAGAATCTGTTCTGCGAGTTCAGGTACAAATTGAATAAGAATCGAGGATCATGGAATCAAGGAAATAAGGTGGACATTCCATTGCAGGAAAGGCCCTGCTCCTAAAGACATGAAGTGCTCCGCGATGAGGGTCAAGGCTGATTAACAAACCCTCACCCAGGTCAACTAAAAGCAAAGGTTTCAAGATGTATCGGCGTCAACAAGAATCGAATGAGAGGCTAGTAGGACGAGCGAGAGGGATTCGTCAGTGTGGGTGGGGGTCGCCGGAAGGATCGGGGAGGGGGGCGAAGCAGCAGATCCATCCGATCCAAGAAAGAAACTGAGAGACAGAgacggggagggggagagaatcGTTTGCGGTTTGTGTGGGTGTGCGTGGTACCTCTCGGTGAGCTGGTGGCCGACCTGGAAGCCGATGGCCTCGATGCGACgggcggcgagctccggcttgGCGGCGTAGAAGCCGCCGCAGTAGGCCGCCACCATCTGCATGACCACCCCGTCGACGCAGCTCTCCGCCACCTCCCGCCCCATCCCTCCTACCTCGCCGGGGAGAGGGtgcgagagagaaagaggagagatcCAGCGAGCGGAGCCAGGAGGGGGGAGGAAGGAAGCTGTTTGGATGGGTTCAACTTCTCCTCATATTGTGACCTCTAGCTTATATAGTTcttgttaaaatttaaatttgagtaaatttcatgaAACTATAGATACTTAGgtcaaattatcataaaactatagatttaaaaaTGTGTAACGTCAAACTTTTCTTGGAAGTACAGATTTAATGCACCAtatacaaaactacagatttagtgatAAAGTTATCAAAGAACTACATATTCTAGAGTTTAGATAATAGtactattaattatttaaagtcATAAAGTCTGtagttttataataaaatagtttttaaatgtgtagttttgtgataaaatagTTGTTAAATCTATATTTCTGTGATATAaaaccttaaatctgtagttccgTGATAAATTtgacactaaatctatagttttatgaaacacattcttaaatatgtagttttgtgataatttgatcaaagtatctgtagttttatgaaatttactctttaaattttaaattttaattttgatgatttttttatcGTAGTGCACTTTTCAGTATTTGTTTAAAATCGCTAATGACGTGTGTGTAGAAGGTTCACCCACAAATTTATGATTGCACAAAATTGCTAGTTGCTAGAAATTAATAATGGTCAGAACTCAGACCCCCGACTTCCGTGTCATCTCTCACGAGCGGCTCGGAAGGCGACGGCCACTCCTTCGACCAAAACCCTCACATCACCCCTCCAGCCAATCCCGATAGTGGAGCCGGCAGTGACGCCGCCTccctctttttcctttcttttcttcctcctttctctttcctttttcttcccaTTTTCCCCTTTGCATCCAGATCTGTGTGTGAGGATACTGTTGAGCACGCGGCTATATCGGATGAAGACGGGAGCCACGAGCTAGGCAAGGGCAACGGCGGCTGGGATCCGGCGAACCTGTGGTCACGGCGAAGATCCGGTGAGGCTCTCCAACCTCCTTCCTTCCTCAACTTGGTCCGACTGAGTCTGACTGCCAATGGGGAAGGTACCTACTAGTGGAGATTTTGTGGCCGGAAGGCTAGCGGTGGCGGTGTACCAGTGGCGTGCGCACCGACAAAGCAGAGCCCTAGGTGGCGATGCTAGTGGTACCGAGAGTGGTGGTGGATGGTGGTTGGTCAGCTTAGCAGCGTTCTAGGAACGACGCCAGGCTCAATAGCAGTGCCAAAAAGGTGGAAAGAAGGTGGTGAAGGTCAGCGGTGAAGATGGCATGGCAATGGTGGCTTCCCAAGAAGATAGGATGTGTTGACGGCTTGAGAGAGGTGGTGGTATGCGGCGACGATGGCTCTCTAGCGAGATAAGCTACCTAGCTTCGTGGAGGTTGTTGATTGCAATGTCAACAGCTTGGCGGCAGAGGTTCTCCAGTGAGATAAGCTTCGGTGGCTCGGTGGAGGTGAGGTTCTGCAGCAACGACGGTGGGGCTGCAGGAGCTTGTTCGCATTGCAGTGCGATGAGTACCATATTATGTGACGATGATGGCTTAGTAGTGACGACTTTTGGCCGAGATAAGCTGCAGCAACTTGGTGGAGGTGGTGCTCTATGGCAGCCACAACATGACGCGATGGACTCATCTAAGCTACATGATTGTGGGTTGTTTGGGTGGTAGGGTGGGCTAGCTCCGCGCATCTCTACGAAGTTTGAAGCCTTGATGCGAAGAGAAGCTTGAAATTTGTCTTTTAGTCTTTTCTTTTCAGTTGTTGTTTTCCTTGTATCTCAGTTTTGAGATTTGGAATGTATACACTTGTTATACTAGCATTTGGCTATGTATATCTATTTTTGGATATAGAGGACGGATTTATATCCATTATTAAAAAGAAGAAATTAACCATGACCAGTTCCTCTTTGTAGCCATTAGGCAGTTGATTGTTTTATTTTCTACCATTTGATTCAAGCAAACAATGGTGAACATCTGTGCTACCtggatttttttaagttttggtcctttttgaaaacttattttacaaatagatttTGACAACATCTCAGCACCAATGACGCTGGCACACTCTCGTAGGCGAGATGTAGAGAGGTCAACGCCAAAGATACTATTGCTGATGACCTATCTGTAAAATGAATTTTTTGAAAAGggccaaaatataaatattgtttTAGAAATAGGTCCTCAGTGCTAGTTTCTTTAACACCGACCCCTTTCGCATCAGCAACTTAGCTACCACAAGAGGGCTAGGGTGCCGGCGCAAGTGTTATTGGCATCGAGACATTGAACCTTGACAAGAGGGCTAGGGTGCTGGCGCAAGTGTTATTGGCATCGAGACATTGAACCTTGACGCCAATGATCCTGGCCCCGAGAAACGGGTATATTCTTGGAATAAGTTACCTGGTGTCTGGTATGATCATAATACCTGATGTGGTAGTAAAATTTTAGGACCTTAATATCTAGGGTTATATAACACATGCCAAAATCTAATTAGATCACAATTGGTTGGTAggtttttatgaaatttactagTTTTTTAAGTATTTTGCAAAATCCAATACCAATCTCCCTTCCTCAGTCCCTCTTGTCAAAAATAACAATTGGATAATCAATCACCTCTATAAAAATGCCTTGAATTAGAGAGCTTCTGATGCTCTGCATTCTATTCAAGTTACCAATTTTGCCTCCCTCTGTATCACCCAAAACCGAATCGTACTCGCCTGGTTAAGCTGTCACAAAAAGAACATGGAGCAACAAAGACATGACAAATGATATCTTACAGAGATCTGAGCTAGTAAATAAAATCATAGCAATCCAATCCCCCTTTTGTAAGAGTATGGCCATCACACAAGTTGTACATTTGCAGACTCAGCTTCTGAGAGAAAGAACCTGTGTCTGTAATATCTGGTTATCTTCCAATAACCGGTCATATTCAAGCAGGAGCTCCTCAGATTGCTTCTGTAGGGCATTGACATGTGCTTCGGCCTCCAATCTCTGCCTTTCATGCTCCTCCGATTCTGATTTTAGCTTCTTCATCTTTTCACTAAGGCTGGCTAATTCCGCACGAAGCTTCTTGACTTCCTTGGATTTATCTTCCTTGCCTTGGAGCTCAATTTGTAGTTTCTCAACCTCCTCCCTGGAGGTGTTTGCGGTTTTCTTCAGTATAGTCAGCTTCCGGTGGTAGTGGTGTAACCGATCAATGACAAATGCAAGGAATAGTATGTACCCTGGAACATCAAGTAAACCATCAAATTCACTTGTATCAAATCAAATGGCCTACAAATATGTGCAGCAGGGTTAAAGGATCCTTCTACCCAGACAGTTATTCTGGTTTCCTGATTTGTTCCAGACAAATCTAAAGTCTATACACTAGAAATGATCCTAGTCTCCTTGTTTGTCTTTCCTTTCGAGTCTATAGAATAAATTTTGAGTACAAAAGGAAGGTCAAAAAACTCGCCTGTAGATAAGCAACATGTCTACCACACACAGTATTATCATTACTTCTTTATAAGTGCGACACAGTGAATATCACACAGACTACTAATATTTGTACTTTTATCAATTTTAAGGGATCAGAGTATATAGCTTAGTAACAGAATGGAACGCTTCCTCATGGGGAATGCCATTATATCTCAATATCTATTTAATCATATCCAGCATTATTTCTCCAATCCACATTACTTCATGCGATTTCCCAGGGGAAAAGCCCCACTACATCGACAGATACAATTGAAGGCACATAAGTTCGAAGTTAATATAAATGATTGGTTCAGGCCTTCAGGGCTTCTAATCTGCTCAAATTTAAAtgcaaattttgaattgaactGGTTACCAAGCTGCTCACACACTCAAAGTCATTATTATATGTCTAGTtgaacaaagaaaataaattgaTGTCTTATCAGCAAGGATTATTTCTCAGGCACCAGGTACCCACCGCAGTTTACCAATGGAATCAGACTATATAAAGCTTATCCCTACAATAAAAGGACTTCCTTGACAAACTCTATGTAGACATGATATTTTGATCTGGTTCTATAATTTGAATCTTAAGTTGAAAGAGGATTTTCTTGAGTGACTCTAAATTATACGGTTAGAACAAAATTGCACCAACTCCGGTATATAGCATtatacataatatatataaaaaacattTCAAAGAATAATACGGTTTTgcatttattttagataatggaaatggattgCACTCCCAGCCCCTGCTGTTAGGCACCCAGCCAACAATGCAGTTTTACATAACAGTACTGCTTTGAGATTTGTACATTTTGGTATTCAAAAGAGCGTCAAAGCTATTCATGATTCAACCAGTACAACTAAAGAGTAAAGACCCTATATCAATGGGAAATATCAACTACCATCCTTGTTTATTTTAGTGCAGGCATTTTAAGTTTAACTCTTTACAAAGTTAACTTCAATGCCTTGTTCTCTAAATTTTAGTGCAGGCATTTTAAGTTTAACTCTTTACAAAGTTAACTTCAATGCCTTGTTCTCTAAATTCCTTGTATGAAAATCCTAAATGTACTGCAACAATGCATACCTAAGCAATCGTGTGAATCGCAGAGCCACCAAGAAGAAACATGAATAATCACTGCTTACTACAATATTCATAAGTATTATCCAAACAAACCTTCAAACCATTACTAAGATGTTCACTTTCACAAAGTTCAATTTATTTGCTCACTGATGTCATTTTTTCCATTTCTCTATGAACCTGTAAGGATGTTTGTCATCAGTTCGATTGTATGGCATACCAGTTATCAAAATGGACACAGTGACAGACCAATTTGAATAGCCTAGCACCCTAGTTTATTTCATGACCTAAGTTCTTAGTCCAAGTCAGGGGAGTGGAATTTCGCAGTCGTAATATTTGGAACTTTGGACATTGAATAAACAGTAAAAAAAGTGCATCAATTCTAAGACTCCCTAAGACTAAAGTACAAACACTAGGACAAGCAACATACAAATTTGTCGCACGGACTGTTAGCTTTGTAAAGCATATAATTCCTGCATCTGAAAATTTGTGTTCCTGAATGACTAGGTGTATAAGAATAGACCTAAAAAAGctta
The window above is part of the Oryza sativa Japonica Group chromosome 7, ASM3414082v1 genome. Proteins encoded here:
- the LOC4342949 gene encoding uncharacterized protein, which encodes MGREVAESCVDGVVMQMVAAYCGGFYAAKPELAARRIEAIGFQVGHQLTERYTMERPRFSDHLEAIKFICKDFWSELFKKQIDNLKTNHRGTFVLQDNHFRWLTRVSVDPSVESMDATENDSTTLGDSAAQTTSMLLYFPCGIIRGALTNLGISCSVTADMSNLPACSFVVRIKT
- the LOC9270888 gene encoding uncharacterized protein, which gives rise to MIQLLFLVLFAEGAAALLLMVKIGPLRELAMRGVEQAKDGKGPAAVKTLACTLLVIFMSSVASILRIQNRGIKLGTVSPMDQVLWRTHLLEASLIGYILFLAFVIDRLHHYHRKLTILKKTANTSREEVEKLQIELQGKEDKSKEVKKLRAELASLSEKMKKLKSESEEHERQRLEAEAHVNALQKQSEELLLEYDRLLEDNQILQTQVLSLRS